One Microbacter margulisiae genomic window carries:
- the nusG gene encoding transcription termination/antitermination protein NusG: MAETAHKWYVLRAISGKEHKVKEYIDAEIKNTNLGQYVSQVLIPTEKVVQVRNGKRITKEKSYLPGYILVEANLIGDIAHRLRQMPNVLGFLGERNDTPTPLRSSEVNRILGAMDELQEAGEELDLIYSVGENVKVIIGPFTGFSGVVEEVNNEKKKLKVMVKIFGRKTPLELGFLQVEKE, from the coding sequence ATGGCTGAGACTGCACATAAATGGTATGTTCTTCGTGCCATAAGCGGGAAGGAGCATAAAGTGAAAGAGTATATTGATGCAGAAATCAAGAATACAAATCTTGGACAATATGTATCTCAGGTACTCATTCCAACCGAAAAAGTTGTGCAAGTTCGCAACGGAAAACGTATTACCAAGGAGAAGAGCTATTTACCGGGTTATATTTTGGTAGAAGCAAATTTAATTGGTGATATTGCGCATCGATTGCGGCAAATGCCTAATGTTCTCGGGTTCCTCGGTGAACGCAATGATACGCCGACACCTTTACGATCTTCTGAGGTTAATCGTATTTTAGGGGCGATGGATGAATTACAAGAGGCAGGCGAAGAACTTGACCTGATTTATTCAGTTGGTGAGAACGTAAAAGTGATCATTGGACCCTTTACAGGCTTCAGCGGTGTAGTGGAAGAAGTAAATAATGAAAAGAAGAAGCTCAAAGTAATGGTGAAAATCTTTGGGCGAAAGACTCCTTTGGAATTAGGTTTCTTGCAGGTAGAAAAAGAGTGA
- the secE gene encoding preprotein translocase subunit SecE, with protein sequence MNKVINYVKESYTELVHKVTWPTYKELTNSAVVVLVASLIIALVVWLMDLGFENIMKIIYKQII encoded by the coding sequence ATGAACAAAGTAATTAATTACGTTAAGGAGTCTTACACTGAACTCGTTCATAAAGTAACATGGCCAACATACAAAGAACTTACTAACAGTGCTGTAGTTGTATTAGTTGCTTCCCTAATTATTGCATTGGTAGTATGGCTTATGGATTTAGGGTTCGAGAACATCATGAAGATTATTTACAAACAGATTATTTAA
- the rplK gene encoding 50S ribosomal protein L11, protein MAKQVAGLIKLQIKGGAANPSPPVGPALGSKGINIMEFCKQFNARTQEKAGKILPVVITYYTDKSYDFVVKTPPVAIQLLEAAKLKGGSAEPNRKKVAEITWEQVQQIAQDKMIDLNCFTVESAMSMVAGTARSMGITIKGQLPGNN, encoded by the coding sequence ATGGCAAAACAAGTTGCAGGACTTATTAAATTGCAGATAAAAGGTGGTGCCGCAAATCCATCACCCCCTGTTGGCCCGGCTTTAGGATCAAAAGGGATCAATATTATGGAGTTTTGTAAGCAATTTAATGCCAGAACTCAAGAAAAGGCAGGAAAGATTTTGCCTGTGGTCATCACCTATTATACTGATAAATCCTATGATTTTGTTGTAAAGACTCCACCGGTTGCTATTCAACTTCTGGAAGCAGCAAAACTTAAAGGAGGTTCAGCGGAACCCAACCGTAAAAAGGTTGCAGAAATAACATGGGAGCAAGTTCAGCAAATCGCTCAGGATAAAATGATCGATTTGAATTGCTTTACAGTTGAGTCTGCAATGAGTATGGTGGCGGGTACTGCACGTAGTATGGGGATTACCATTAAAGGACAACTACCCGGAAATAATTAA